The following is a genomic window from Tetrapisispora phaffii CBS 4417 chromosome 12, complete genome.
GCCCGGAACCAAAAGGCGCAATATATCAGCGGGGACAAGGCGGTTACTTTGAAGGAAGTCCTTGAAGCTGAATTAAACCCTGATTCAAAAAGCAATGACCGCAGCTCCTAAGCTCTTAAGTTACTAGATCCTTTCAAGAACCGAGAGGATGGGGACGAAATTAGAGCGAGGGATGAGAATAGCCGCCCATCCATCACACGAGGACGGTCGTTTCCCCATTCATGAATGAAGCATGGCTGAAGTACGACCTAGATAGACCATATCTAGCATAGATATCGTCGTTATTGTATCAAATCTCCATTGCCTCCGACTACCAATGGGCGGCTAACTCTCTCTGTCTCTCACCTCATGACTTATGATATACGCCTCACGTGATTTGAAAGTTCTGGGTCCTCGCTCACGCCAATTATCACCATCCACGGAAAACTGTTACGATGCTAATGCAGAAGAACAAATGTGAAAAAAATGAGAATAGAAGTCACctgattattttttttagtATTTAATTAGTAATTTACCACAGTTgtgttaaattatttgatgaaaaataaCACACAGATATACATTgtgaaattttaatttgaagaatGACTTTGTTGTTAGTTAGCAGTGGTTGTGGTTGAGGTGGTTGTAATTGAATGTGCCCAGTCACAAAGGTGCCTagtatttttttgaaattatatGATCTTCCATTGAGATAATGTAGCGTGTGATTCCTgcaaattgaatttttattattgcaTTACTGGGTTTTATATTGCTATGCAGAATATTACTGTGTATGTTTGCGAGTCACATGCtatttgaaacatttaACACAACTTTGTCAACTCGTTAAATACCCTAGTTTCTCTTTTGTGgcttttattttaatatgtATTTAGAGACGTGCAAATTAAAAGTATACTTACCAAGTCAGTCAGTCGGTTAGTTAGTCGTGAAGATTAGATATCGCAGTGTTCACGATATCGAACTCAAGTATAGGAGTAACCTACACAGACAGGATCACTGGAGTTGAATTGTATGCATTGTATGTGTTTGAGTGTATGATCTTTCAGATTTCGCTCAATTTTATAGAACGTCACTAGAGTTTCAAGGACTAATTAAATGAAGCAACGCCATAGCGATTAACTAATGagtaaaaaaaaatagttacttgttgaataatttaataagaCCCTCGACTTTAGTGGATTAATGCATGTTAAGATTGTTCGTTTTCATAACTTCAGACAATCAAATCCTTTGCTTTAGACATCtgtaataattatttttactaactttttttttgttctcTTCACACAGTTGGTATATAAACAGCAAGTAATTGTGAATTATGGACGttatctttttttcaagaaaattacgatctttaaatataaaggTTACTATTACTCATTAAACTAACCCGAAAACTTATCAACCAAGCAAGTAGcactatttatttattacattAACGTATTTATTACACCGTTTATTTAACAACGTTGGTACATAGAAGTACtcttcatatttttttaaaaaaagataataactagaaaacaaaagaaaataatatgtCTGATGGAACTGGCGCTAATGCACTAGATTCTCTGATTTATTTATCGAAATCAGTAGAAAACCAtaagttttattattctaCTGCCACAAAGTCTCAAACTATAGATTCTTTGGAAAATGAAAACGCAATCCATTTAATCAATAACAATGATCCATTATCGTCTATCATAAACAATGGTTTAGATGAAAACACTTTGACTACTATCTTCATCGATGAATGGACTTTATTAAGGGCTTTACCACAATTTTACACTTTGACAAATTTAcctattattttcaatgttgatttaaattttcaagaCTATTCTATCGCGGCTGCTTTGAAAGATTTGGCATTCCCAATTTTAATCTCTAGTGATTTAGATGCTTTTGTAAGAAATGCacaaaaatcaattgaaattgCTACCCAAACATCGACTCCGTTACTacatttcattaattacaaaaatatgGAGAATaagaagataaatttaaaagaattaaatttggatattaaaaaaattgaagttGAAGAGAAGAAGACAATTCATGAACTTCATTTAGACTATTTCAAACTTTATAGTAAAAATGTCGGTTCTGCcgaaaatataattattaatttatcagcTTACgcaaatgaatttattaattatttaccAACTGACACAGcattaattgatatttatatttatagaCCATGGAATCTcgatttattatttgaattaattccaaaaactgttaaaaaaattgttgttgtcCAAAATTCCAATTCCGAATCAACTTTTGGTATCGAGCCTGCTTTATTGGATTTTTTTGctgattttaataaattagtGGAAAGGAACATCGATCAATTAATCATTAGTAACGTTTCGCAATTAATTAATGTCAATGAAAGTTTACAGagtattattaataatttgaaatctGATAAACCTAATGAAAGATTATTTTCAGGAACCCCCTATGCTACTGACTCTGAgaatgttaaattatatatttccGCTATTGAAAATGCAATCAATTTAGAAGATGCTTATTTGAAAGTTTTGAAACAGTTGTTTGGTTCGaacttgaatatttttaatgaatttaatagtGCAAATGTACAAGAAAACAATCCAGAATACGGGTTCGGTCGTTTTTTGAACAGTCAACATATTCGTGAAACATTAGTAACATTGGCTAAACAATCTTTGGATATTAATTCATATGATTTTGATGCAGCAACCGACTTAGTCAAGTTACTATCTAAGTGGATTCAATTCAATTCGGTTGAACTGAGCGAAGAAACATTATCAACCGCTAATGAGGTTGGTAAGAATATTTATGAGATACTTCTCCAAAATAAGAATTCCGAGGGTGCTAAAAagtttttatcaatatctaATGAAATTCAAGACTATACATTTAAATTGAACTGGTTAATTGGTTCAGATGCTTGGTCATATGATTTAGGCAATTCCGGCATTCATCAAGTTATTGCTTCCAAGAAAAACATTAACGTATTGTTAATCGACTCCGAACCTTATGATAAGATTAAGAATAGCACTGCCAAAGACAGAAAAAAGGATGTTGGTCTATATGCAATGAACTACGCAAATGTTTATGTTGCCTCCGTTGCCGTATATGCTTCATATACACAATTATTAAGTGCTCTGATCGAAGcttctaaatttaatggTCCGTCCATCGTTCTAGCATATTTGCCTTATCATTCAGAGAATGAAACACCtttggaaattttaaagGAAACAAAAATAGCTGTTGAATCTGGCTATTGGCCACTTTACAGATATGACCCatcaaaagaaaaggaAACTGAAATTTTTAGTTTAGATTCTTCAGTTATAAGAAATGAATTACAAAAGTTTTTAGATCgtgaaaataaattgtcATTATTAGCACAAAAATCACCTGATTTTGCAAGAAACTTAAAAGATTCAGCTAGTGATTTGCTAActaaaaaacaaaatgcTAGAGCAAAACGTGCTTTTGATCAATTACTAGAAGGTTTATCTGGCCCCCCAttacatatttattatgCATCAGATGGTGGTAATGCCACCGCATTAGCTAAAAAATTAGGTAATAGAGCTGCAGCAAGAGGTTTAAAATCTTCCGTCTCATCAATGGACGATATTATTATCGAAGAATTGccaaatgaagaaaatgtaATTTTTGTCACTTCAACAGCTGGTCAAGGTGAGTTGCCTCAAGATGGTAAAGCATTTTGGGACCAAATTAAATCTACTTTAGATTTAGACTTAGCATCTGTAAACTTTTCTGTTTTCGGTTTAGGTGATTCTCAATATTGGCCGCGTAAAGAGGATGCTCACTACTACAATAAACCGGctaaagatatatttaagcGTTTAGAATTATTATCTGCAAAACCTATTATTCCATTAGGTCTTGGTGATGATCAGGATGCTGATGGGTTCCAAACTGGTTACAAAGAGTGGGAAGCTAGCCTATGGGAAGCATTAGGCGTCTCTGGTGCTGCAGTTGCAGATGAACCAAAAGAATTAACTAATGAGGATATGAAACTAGGGTCAAACTACCTAAGAGGTACTATAAAAGAAGGATTAGCAGACCAATCAACAGGTGCTCTTTGTGCTGTCGATCAacaattaacaaaatttcATGGCTTTTACATGCAAGATGATCGTGATATCAGAGAAACTCGTAAATCTCAAGGTTTGGAACCATATTATTCATTCATGGTAAGATGTAGATTGCCAGGTGGCAAAGTAACGCCAGAACAATGGTTAGTGCTAGATAGTTTAGCGGATAATAACGGTGTGGGTACGCTGAAAATTACAACTAGAGCTACAATTCAACTTCATGGtgttattaaaaaagatattaagCATACTTTAAGAGCTATTAATTCTACTTTATTAGATACCGTGGCAGCTTGTGGTGATGTTAATAGAAACGTAACAGTGGCTTCATTACCAGGAAACGCTAAGGTTCATAAGCAAGTTTCACAGGTAGCCCATGATATATCTGAATTCTTCTTACCAAGAACAACTGCTTACCATGAAATTTGGTTACAAGGGAATGATGACAGGGATTTGGATCCTTCCTGGCCATCTAAATGGGAAAATAGAAAGGAGGGACCgaataaaaagaaaacactAATCGCTGGTAATGCTTTAGTAGATGTTGAACCATTATTAGGTCAAACTTATTTGCCAaggaaatttaaaattaatattgcAATTCCTCCATACAATGATGTCGATGTGTGGTCCAGTGATGTTGGATTAATTGCAATTATTGATAAGGATCAAAATCTAAAAGGTTTCAATATGTATGTTGGTGGTGGTATGGGTACAACTCACAATAACAAAAAGACTTATCCAAGAACAGGTTCATCGTTTGGTTTTGTAAAGACAGAAGATATCTTTAAGGCTATTGAAGCagttattattttacaaaGGGATCATGGTGATCGTCAAAACCGTAAGCATGCTCGTTTAAAGTATACAATAGATGATATGACAGTACCAGTattcaagaagaaaacTGAGGAACTTTTCGGCAAAGTTTTTGAACCTGAACAACCATTTGAGATTACTTCAAACATTGATTATTTTGGTTGGGTTAAGGATGAAACTGGTTTAAATCATTGTACTATGTATATTGAGAACGGCAGAGTCGTTGATACAGCTGATTTACCACAAAAAACTGGTCTAAGAAAGCTAGCtagattattaaaagaatggGGAAGTGGTCATTTCAGATTAACAGCTAATCAACATTTACTAGTCGACAATATCGACGATACACATCTTGATGAAGTCAAagaattaatgaaaaaatacaaattagATAATACAAACTTTAGTGGTCTAAGATTGTCATCTTCAGCCTGTGTAGCCTTTCCAAGTTGTGGTTTGGCTATGGCAGAATCAGAACGTTATCTACCTGTTCTAATTACTAAGATAgaagatattttagaagaatATGGTTTACGTCATGATTCTATCATAATGAGAATGACAGGTTGTGGTAATGGTTGTTCCCGTCCATGGTTAGCTGAACTTGCACTAGTCGGTAAAGCACCTGGTacttataatttattattaggTGGTAGTTACAATGGTGAAAGGCTAAACAAATTATACAGAGCATCCATTAAAGAAGACgaaatattatcaattattaaacCTTTATTCAAGAAATGGTCTTTGGAAAGGTATGATGGCGAGCACTTCGGTGATTTCTTAATTAGAGATGGTGTCATTAAACCAACAACAGAAGGTAAATATTTCCATGATGATTTACCAGAAGGTGCCTTGTAAAtagttttaaattaaataaaatagatcaaaagaatttttaggcaataaaaaataataactatatttatatgaaCGTATTGAACATTAAATACCATTTTTATCTTACTAGTCATTGCAATAACATGGTTTTTCATTACCTTTAGTgtgatatttattttaccattaaatatttacaaacaTGGCATTATGTACCacttatttattattattattattctaaaaaaagatgctttcaatttctttagtCATTTAATTCCTTTATTGCATACTTTGAAGACCCTTTACAATTCTAATATTGGTATCCAAAAATCTGTTAACACAATTGGCTAAGCATTgttcttcattattatctaaatcAGGACCATTGATAGAGGTGACACATTGTTTAAAACATGTGTTAGTAAAATTATGAATAGACATTTGTactttttgttttgaattCTCAGCTTCAATAAAAGTTGTTAACTCTTTTTTAGAAGCTTCATTTAAGTTTGCAAGTTCAGTTTGATCGATAGAGTCCattattttccaaattatAATGTTACGTTTGTACTTAGCTTTGAACAATGAGTATATTTCAGGTTAAGTATATTTCAGAACTTCAACAAAAATTCTCTTAtgtattcttttaaataactAACTTATAATAAGTTACAATAAGTTACAAATTACTCTTTTTATAGTTGTATTACTcttg
Proteins encoded in this region:
- the MET5 gene encoding sulfite reductase (NADPH) subunit beta (similar to Saccharomyces cerevisiae ECM17 (YJR137C); ancestral locus Anc_4.370), producing the protein MSDGTGANALDSLIYLSKSVENHKFYYSTATKSQTIDSLENENAIHLINNNDPLSSIINNGLDENTLTTIFIDEWTLLRALPQFYTLTNLPIIFNVDLNFQDYSIAAALKDLAFPILISSDLDAFVRNAQKSIEIATQTSTPLLHFINYKNMENKKINLKELNLDIKKIEVEEKKTIHELHLDYFKLYSKNVGSAENIIINLSAYANEFINYLPTDTALIDIYIYRPWNLDLLFELIPKTVKKIVVVQNSNSESTFGIEPALLDFFADFNKLVERNIDQLIISNVSQLINVNESLQSIINNLKSDKPNERLFSGTPYATDSENVKLYISAIENAINLEDAYLKVLKQLFGSNLNIFNEFNSANVQENNPEYGFGRFLNSQHIRETLVTLAKQSLDINSYDFDAATDLVKLLSKWIQFNSVELSEETLSTANEVGKNIYEILLQNKNSEGAKKFLSISNEIQDYTFKLNWLIGSDAWSYDLGNSGIHQVIASKKNINVLLIDSEPYDKIKNSTAKDRKKDVGLYAMNYANVYVASVAVYASYTQLLSALIEASKFNGPSIVLAYLPYHSENETPLEILKETKIAVESGYWPLYRYDPSKEKETEIFSLDSSVIRNELQKFLDRENKLSLLAQKSPDFARNLKDSASDLLTKKQNARAKRAFDQLLEGLSGPPLHIYYASDGGNATALAKKLGNRAAARGLKSSVSSMDDIIIEELPNEENVIFVTSTAGQGELPQDGKAFWDQIKSTLDLDLASVNFSVFGLGDSQYWPRKEDAHYYNKPAKDIFKRLELLSAKPIIPLGLGDDQDADGFQTGYKEWEASLWEALGVSGAAVADEPKELTNEDMKLGSNYLRGTIKEGLADQSTGALCAVDQQLTKFHGFYMQDDRDIRETRKSQGLEPYYSFMVRCRLPGGKVTPEQWLVLDSLADNNGVGTLKITTRATIQLHGVIKKDIKHTLRAINSTLLDTVAACGDVNRNVTVASLPGNAKVHKQVSQVAHDISEFFLPRTTAYHEIWLQGNDDRDLDPSWPSKWENRKEGPNKKKTLIAGNALVDVEPLLGQTYLPRKFKINIAIPPYNDVDVWSSDVGLIAIIDKDQNLKGFNMYVGGGMGTTHNNKKTYPRTGSSFGFVKTEDIFKAIEAVIILQRDHGDRQNRKHARLKYTIDDMTVPVFKKKTEELFGKVFEPEQPFEITSNIDYFGWVKDETGLNHCTMYIENGRVVDTADLPQKTGLRKLARLLKEWGSGHFRLTANQHLLVDNIDDTHLDEVKELMKKYKLDNTNFSGLRLSSSACVAFPSCGLAMAESERYLPVLITKIEDILEEYGLRHDSIIMRMTGCGNGCSRPWLAELALVGKAPGTYNLLLGGSYNGERLNKLYRASIKEDEILSIIKPLFKKWSLERYDGEHFGDFLIRDGVIKPTTEGKYFHDDLPEGAL
- the TIM8 gene encoding protein transporter TIM8 (similar to Saccharomyces cerevisiae TIM8 (YJR135W-A); ancestral locus Anc_4.367), with amino-acid sequence MDSIDQTELANLNEASKKELTTFIEAENSKQKVQMSIHNFTNTCFKQCVTSINGPDLDNNEEQCLANCVNRFLDTNIRIVKGLQSMQ